From a single Lolium rigidum isolate FL_2022 chromosome 7, APGP_CSIRO_Lrig_0.1, whole genome shotgun sequence genomic region:
- the LOC124676976 gene encoding queuosine salvage protein-like: protein MEAVRASAAWVASRSSHVKVDMLEIEKAVDKIQGNVPKIEWDFEGIHYFDNGPLTVQYLFVLDALNFCFWPDKDLTYDNLASGLKLALEKDKTALDADRLKNYTGPQLRELLNWPRPLPIEEERVRLLHEVGLELEKSFGGSAANLVKSAGNSAASLIELITRHFPGFRDHSLYKGHQVFLYKRAQIFVADLWGAFKGQNYGEFHDINSITIFADYIVPAVLRELGILKYESNLCCSIDSNREVVSGSEEEVEIRACSVHAVEKMRELINKKFGKQLLSIDLDLWLWSVGVQNMALSHHRTLSIYY from the exons ATGGAGGCCGTGCGCGCGTCGGCGGCGTGGGTCGCCAGCCGCTCCTCCCACGTCAAGGTCGACATGTTAG AGATTGAGAAGGCCGTGGACAAAATCCAGGGAAATGTTCCGAAAATTGAGTGGGATTTCGAAGGAATTCATTACTTCGACAATGGACCGCTCACCGTGCAGTATCTCTTTGTCTTGGATGCACTCAACTTCTGCTTCTGGCCAG ACAAGGACTTGACCTATGACAATTTGGCTTCTGGGCTTAAGTTAGCCTTAGAGAAAGATAAGACAGCACTTGATGCAGATCGTCTCAAGAACTACACTG GGCCCCAACTTCGAGAACTGCTGAACTGGCCGCGCCCACTGCCAATTGAGGAGGAAAGAGTCCGCCTTCTTCATGAG GTCGGTCTGGAGCTTGAAAAAAGCTTTGGAGGTTCCGCCGCTAATCTTGTGAAGTCTGCTGGAAACTCTGCTGCATCTCTAATTGAACTGATTACCCGTCATTTTCCAG GCTTCCGGGATCACTCACTTTACAAGGGACACCAGGTTTTCCTGTACAAGCGAGCCCAGATATTTGTCGCTGATTTGTGGGGTGCTTTCAAGGGACAAAACTATGGAGAGTTCCACGACATCAACTCCATCACCATATTTGCCGACTACATCGTTCCTGCAGTGCTGAGGGAGCTTGGCATACTGAAATACGAATCGAATCTATGCTGCTCGATTGACTCGAATAGGGAGGTAGTGTCTGGAAGCGAAGAGGAGGTGGAGATCCGTGCTTGTTCCGTTCATGCCGTTGAAAAAATGAGGGAGCTCATCAACAAAAAGTTTGGGAAGCAG CTTCTGAGCATTGACCTTGATCTCTGGCTCTGGTCGGTTGGCGTTCAGAACATGGCGCTGTCTCATCACCGCACCCTCTCCATTTACTACTGA